The Bacillus sp. SM2101 genome contains a region encoding:
- a CDS encoding DnaJ family domain-containing protein has product MERKYNDLIGDILKEAEEKDNYKGKGKPISKEYLEIDTYQRFQKIASDAGFLPPWLKLQKEISQLVHSCKTEQDVIVINEKISKHNRICPSPMLKNQINLDELEKAKKIW; this is encoded by the coding sequence ATGGAAAGAAAATATAATGATTTAATAGGAGATATTTTAAAAGAAGCTGAGGAAAAAGATAACTATAAGGGGAAAGGTAAACCAATATCTAAAGAGTATTTAGAAATAGACACATATCAACGCTTTCAAAAAATAGCATCTGATGCGGGATTTCTACCTCCTTGGTTAAAATTACAAAAAGAAATCTCTCAATTAGTACATTCTTGTAAAACAGAACAGGATGTCATAGTCATTAATGAGAAAATTAGTAAACATAACAGGATATGTCCTAGCCCCATGCTAAAAAATCAAATAAACCTGGATGAATTGGAAAAAGCCAAAAAAATTTGGTGA